The DNA region TTGATCAACTGTAAGAATTTCACACTTTGAAGATACTAAATCACCACAGGCGTGCTCTACTTGTAAGGAATTAAGAATTTTTAAACACTCAGAAAAACGACGACACTTTTCATTATCTAGGAATCTTTTTGAGGTAATAAATTCAACAACACCTAAATCTCGACAAGCGAGAAAGAAGTCGGATTTATCCTTCCCAAGAAATAGATACTTATCTACATCTATGCGCATTTAGGAATCCTCTTTACGCTGTTGTATCTTTTTTTTGGCCATTTTTACCTGCCCAACATCAGTAATACTACGATCACTAAGAAAAATAGCGATCTTTTTCATTGCTTGTGTGGTTTCTGGTATCAACTTCTTTTCAAATAAATTCACGCGTATTGATACACTACGAAGTTCTCTTTCAAGAATGTCCTGTTTTTCTTTAGCTACTTCAACATAAACTTTGCTCAATACTAGTTCCTTAATGGACGCTATTAAAGTGTCCATCCAAATTGGTGTATCCAATAAAGAATAAGAAGTTTGCATCAAAACAACATCACGCACTACCGGAACTTCAACGCCCGTAATATTCTCGTATTCCTTCACTACCCGATCTACTTTGAAGCTATTGACAACCGCATCTACATAGAGAGGGATACTAAATAGCGGAGCAAAAGCATACACCATATCACGAGCTTGCTCGTAATCCTCCATACACTTTTCGGTATTACGAATAGCGTTCTGCGTTTCTACCTGAAGCAAAGATTTTTTCAACTTTAGAGTAGGTAAATACATTTCTAAGCGAGCTAATTTTGTCTTCTCAGACCTATAAGCATTCTTAGTAAGCTTTATTTGTGCAGACATGATTTAGGCCAATACTTGTTAATTAACTGTTCCTTAATCCCTACCTCTTCAGAATGAAAACTTTGCGCAAGAATATTCCATCCTATATCTAAAGCTTCCTCTAAAGGAATATTAACCTCTAAACTCATAAGTCTAGTTTCAAAAAGTTCAGCGAAAGATAAGAGTTTTTTATCCCAATTAGACAGTTTGAAGCCCATGGACATTCTTTCTGTTGCTTTGAGAGAATCTGCATACAACCGAATTAAAGCATTTGCAAGATCTCCGTGATCTTCACGAGTTACCTTACCGATAACTAATTGTTTCAAACGAGATAAGGATCCAAATGGATCAATACGATTATTCTTTAAATAGAATTGTCCTTCCGTGATGAATCCAGTATTATCAGGAACTGGATGTGTGATATCGTCTCCAGGCATCGTCGTAACGCTAATTATAGTGATAGACCCACCATTCGCAATATCTACTGCCTTTTCATAGCGATACGCTAAATCAGAATATAAAGATCCTGGATATCCACGATTTGCGGGGATCTGGTCCATGGTAATGGAAATTTCTTTAAGCGCATCAGCGAATGCTGTCATATCTGTTAATAAAACAAGAACATTTTTGTTCCTATTGACAGCGAATTGTTCAGCACAAGCTAAAGCCATATCAGGCACTAAGACACATTCAACAGGTGCATCAACTGCTCTATGAATAAACATAACGCTCTTGTCTGCAAAGCCAAGTCTTTGTGATTCTTCTACAAAGAAATTATAATCAACAAAAGTCAAACCCATACCACCAATGATTACAATATCTGCATCAGTTTGAGCAGCAATACGCATGAGTAAAGCATTATGGTTTTCACCAGATGAGGAGAAAATAGGAATCTTTTGTGATTTTACAAGACAATTAAATATGTCAATCATAGGGATATTGGTTTTCACCATCTCTCTAGGAACCACGCGACATACAGGATTAAACGTGGGTGTTGATATAGGAATCGGATCTCCGAAGCACTCTCCTTCACCATCAATTGGTTTTCCTACACCATTAAATCGCCTTCCAATCAACGATTCTCCAAAAACAACATCTATCGATCGGCCTAAAAATATTACACGATCACCCGTAGATAATCCGGAGGTACCTCCGAAAACTTGCAATGTAACCTTTTTAGAATCAAAACGTAATACGGAAGCATAGGACGATCTGCCATCTCCTCTTTTTATCTCTGCTAGTTCTCCTAACTTAGCTGACTCAGCTTCTACAGTTATTAAATTCCCTTTGATATCAGTAATCTTTGTATATATTGTCTGCATGTCTCTACGCTACTTGTAACATCTTTGTCTCTAACAATTTCTGAATAATCCGCATCCCCTCTTCGTACTCTTCAGAACGAAACTCTTGACCATTCAAAGTTTTGATCTTACTCTGTAGTTCAAGGAAAAAACTCCTTGCATTGTCTGAGCAGTCAAAATCAAACTTCGCGTCAAAGATACGCGTCATTAACGAAAACAGCTCGATTTGCCTATCAAAAGGACAATAACAATCTACTGTGTCAAAAGCATTTTGTTGAAGATAACAAAAATCATATAGCTCTGACTTTAAATAAGTAATCATATCGCTCATGGAAATGCCTTCTTCACCAACCACTTCCATGCGTTTTCCTATTTCTGTCCCTTCACGAAGAAAATAATTAGCCTTCTTAACAGAATCTCCCCATCCTTTAACTTTATCCTCTAGTATATCGGCCACTTGATCGAGATATTTGGACCAAGAAATCATAGGATCGATAGAAGGATAGCGACGAGCATCAGCTCGTGATTTCGACAACCCACAAAAAGCCCCAACAACAGACAGGGTAGATTGTGTGACAGGTTCTTCAAAATTACCTCCAGCTGGGGATACAGCCCCACATATTGTTAATGAGCCTTCAGAACCGTCCTTCATACGCAAAGCACCACCTCTTTCATAAAATGCTGCTATTCTAGAAGACAAATAAGCTGGAAACGCCTCTTCTCCAGGAATTT from Chlamydia ibidis 10-1398/6 includes:
- a CDS encoding V-type ATP synthase subunit B; this translates as MQTIYTKITDIKGNLITVEAESAKLGELAEIKRGDGRSSYASVLRFDSKKVTLQVFGGTSGLSTGDRVIFLGRSIDVVFGESLIGRRFNGVGKPIDGEGECFGDPIPISTPTFNPVCRVVPREMVKTNIPMIDIFNCLVKSQKIPIFSSSGENHNALLMRIAAQTDADIVIIGGMGLTFVDYNFFVEESQRLGFADKSVMFIHRAVDAPVECVLVPDMALACAEQFAVNRNKNVLVLLTDMTAFADALKEISITMDQIPANRGYPGSLYSDLAYRYEKAVDIANGGSITIISVTTMPGDDITHPVPDNTGFITEGQFYLKNNRIDPFGSLSRLKQLVIGKVTREDHGDLANALIRLYADSLKATERMSMGFKLSNWDKKLLSFAELFETRLMSLEVNIPLEEALDIGWNILAQSFHSEEVGIKEQLINKYWPKSCLHK
- a CDS encoding V-type ATP synthase subunit D; translation: MSAQIKLTKNAYRSEKTKLARLEMYLPTLKLKKSLLQVETQNAIRNTEKCMEDYEQARDMVYAFAPLFSIPLYVDAVVNSFKVDRVVKEYENITGVEVPVVRDVVLMQTSYSLLDTPIWMDTLIASIKELVLSKVYVEVAKEKQDILERELRSVSIRVNLFEKKLIPETTQAMKKIAIFLSDRSITDVGQVKMAKKKIQQRKEDS